The following proteins are co-located in the Micromonospora viridifaciens genome:
- a CDS encoding lactonase family protein, whose product MRAQDTIVHIGGYTAEAGGRAEGIVAARRDPVSGELTPLGTAAVTPSPSFLARHPASPVLYAVNELSEGQVSAFRVAPDGGLDPLGVRPTGGAEPCHLAVAPDGRHLFVANYGGGSVAVFPLDGDGVPGERSDLVRHEGHGADPQRQERAHCHMVSPDPDGGPLLAVDLGTDSIYRYDLDTASGRLVPRAPRLRTPAGTGPRHLARQPDGRRCWLVGELDGTVTGYDLTADGLHQRIRVDASGRVGHVQPSEVAVGPDGRFLYVANRGVGTVAVFALTGAAPELVAEVDTGGEWPRHFALAGGHLYVADERADMIRVFRVDPGTGVPEPVGEPVPVASPTCVRPENGR is encoded by the coding sequence GTGCGCGCACAGGACACGATCGTCCACATCGGCGGCTACACGGCGGAGGCGGGCGGGCGGGCCGAGGGCATTGTCGCGGCCCGCCGCGATCCGGTGTCGGGGGAGCTGACCCCGCTCGGCACGGCGGCGGTCACCCCGTCGCCGTCGTTCCTGGCCCGGCACCCGGCGTCGCCGGTGCTCTACGCGGTCAACGAGCTGTCCGAGGGGCAGGTCAGCGCGTTCCGGGTCGCCCCGGACGGCGGTCTCGACCCGCTCGGCGTCCGCCCGACCGGCGGGGCCGAGCCCTGCCACCTGGCGGTCGCCCCGGACGGTCGGCACCTCTTCGTGGCGAACTACGGCGGCGGCAGCGTGGCCGTGTTCCCGCTGGACGGCGACGGCGTGCCGGGGGAGCGCTCCGACCTGGTGCGGCACGAGGGGCACGGCGCCGACCCGCAACGGCAGGAGCGGGCGCACTGCCACATGGTCTCGCCCGACCCGGACGGCGGTCCGTTGCTCGCCGTCGACCTGGGCACCGACTCGATCTACCGGTACGACCTCGACACCGCCTCCGGCCGGCTGGTGCCCCGCGCCCCGCGGCTGCGTACGCCGGCCGGCACCGGGCCCCGGCACCTGGCCCGGCAACCCGACGGGCGGCGCTGCTGGCTGGTCGGCGAGCTGGACGGGACGGTGACCGGGTACGACCTGACCGCCGACGGGCTGCACCAGCGGATCCGGGTGGACGCGAGCGGGCGGGTCGGGCACGTCCAGCCCTCCGAGGTCGCGGTCGGGCCGGACGGCCGCTTCCTCTACGTCGCGAACCGGGGAGTCGGCACGGTGGCGGTCTTCGCGCTGACCGGTGCGGCGCCGGAGCTGGTGGCCGAGGTCGACACCGGCGGGGAGTGGCCGCGGCACTTCGCCCTGGCGGGCGGGCACCTGTACGTGGCCGACGAGCGGGCCGACATGATCAGGGTCTTCCGGGTGGACCCCGGGACCGGGGTGCCGGAGCCGGTGGGGGAGCCGGTGCCGGTGGCGAGCCCGACCTGCGTACGCCCGGAAAACGGCCGGTGA
- a CDS encoding substrate-binding domain-containing protein, with amino-acid sequence MRSRLPGAGAAAAVTALVLVVAGSWFGYQQLAGPSCSGQIRLSVAAAPEIQPALKAAADKWAADGAEVGGTCVAVNVTAAEPVEVAAAVASKHGATLAGVGQASGTAVTPDVWVPDSSTWLLRLKSGGATAFGPASGASIARSPVVVALPEPVAARIGWPDKKLTWTDLLRQVTSSKPLRAGIVEPTRDAAGLSGLLSLAAAAGGTGSSPAQAQAAMIGALRQLATNRSSLRQDLLARFPRSSDPTAIASGLGAAALSEEDVISYNSTKPPVPLAALYLDPAPMPLDYPFAVLPGIESVKASAAKALFEVLRTPAFRDRLAAQALRGPDGKWGAGFEAPRGAPSPAAGGDAVPPTGQGGAAGLDPTVIQKVTSTWSAATQSGRMLSVIDVSGSMKQKVATANGATRLQVTVAAANEGLALLDDSWSIGLWTFSTNLNGPLDYREIVPIKPLSSNRNAVRQGLATIKPSSGNTGLYDTLLAAYKKVQEDWEPGKVNSVVLFTDGKNEDDNGISQKELLAQLKKLRDPEQPIQVIIIGIGKDVSRAELEPITAITGGQPFVTDDPAKIGEILLQAIALRPSAPR; translated from the coding sequence ATGCGTTCACGCCTTCCAGGGGCAGGTGCCGCCGCGGCGGTCACCGCGCTCGTACTCGTCGTAGCCGGCTCCTGGTTCGGTTACCAGCAGCTGGCCGGGCCGTCCTGCTCGGGGCAGATCCGGCTGTCCGTCGCGGCCGCTCCGGAGATCCAGCCCGCGCTCAAGGCGGCGGCCGACAAGTGGGCCGCCGACGGGGCGGAGGTGGGCGGCACCTGCGTCGCCGTGAACGTCACCGCCGCCGAGCCGGTCGAGGTGGCCGCCGCGGTGGCGAGCAAGCACGGCGCCACGCTGGCCGGCGTCGGGCAGGCCAGCGGCACGGCGGTGACGCCGGACGTCTGGGTGCCGGACTCGTCCACCTGGCTGCTACGGCTCAAGAGCGGGGGCGCCACCGCATTCGGCCCGGCCAGCGGTGCCTCGATCGCCCGCAGCCCCGTGGTGGTCGCCCTGCCCGAGCCCGTGGCCGCCCGGATCGGCTGGCCGGACAAGAAGCTGACCTGGACCGACCTGCTGCGACAGGTCACCAGCAGCAAGCCGTTGCGAGCCGGCATCGTCGAGCCGACCCGGGACGCCGCCGGCCTGTCCGGGCTGCTCTCGCTCGCCGCCGCGGCGGGCGGCACCGGCTCGTCGCCAGCCCAGGCGCAGGCGGCGATGATCGGGGCGCTGCGGCAGCTGGCGACCAACCGGTCCTCGCTGCGGCAGGACCTCCTCGCCCGGTTCCCACGCTCGTCCGACCCGACGGCCATCGCCAGCGGGCTGGGCGCCGCGGCGCTGTCCGAGGAGGACGTGATCTCGTACAACAGCACCAAGCCGCCGGTCCCGCTGGCCGCGCTCTACCTGGACCCGGCACCGATGCCGTTGGACTACCCGTTCGCGGTGCTGCCCGGCATCGAGTCGGTCAAGGCGTCGGCCGCGAAGGCGCTCTTCGAGGTGCTGCGGACGCCGGCGTTCCGGGACCGGCTCGCCGCGCAGGCGCTGCGCGGGCCTGATGGCAAGTGGGGTGCGGGGTTCGAGGCACCGCGGGGAGCGCCCAGCCCGGCGGCCGGCGGGGACGCCGTCCCGCCGACCGGCCAGGGCGGTGCGGCGGGCCTGGACCCGACCGTCATCCAGAAGGTCACCAGTACCTGGTCGGCCGCCACCCAGTCCGGCCGGATGCTCAGCGTCATCGACGTCTCCGGCTCGATGAAGCAGAAGGTGGCGACCGCGAACGGCGCCACCCGGTTGCAGGTCACCGTCGCGGCCGCGAACGAGGGTCTCGCACTCTTGGACGACTCCTGGTCGATCGGGCTGTGGACCTTCTCCACCAACCTGAACGGGCCCCTGGACTACCGGGAGATCGTCCCGATCAAGCCGCTGTCGAGCAACCGCAACGCCGTGCGGCAGGGGCTCGCCACGATCAAGCCGTCGAGCGGCAACACCGGCCTCTACGACACGTTGCTGGCGGCCTACAAGAAGGTCCAGGAGGACTGGGAGCCGGGCAAGGTCAACTCGGTCGTGCTCTTCACCGACGGCAAGAACGAGGACGACAACGGAATCTCCCAGAAGGAACTGCTCGCCCAGCTGAAGAAGCTCCGCGACCCGGAGCAGCCGATTCAGGTGATCATCATTGGTATCGGGAAGGACGTCAGCCGGGCGGAACTCGAGCCGATCACGGCGATCACCGGTGGCCAGCCGTTCGTCACCGACGACCCGGCCAAGATCGGCGAGATCCTTCTGCAGGCAATCGCCCTGCGCCCGTCGGCACCGCGCTGA
- a CDS encoding sugar transferase, giving the protein MTSVTLLTPASMVPRPGGDYPGPATRAAERAYIRVLVALDTAVLAAAILVGYVARFGDEQPSGSAIPYVVVAPALLLVWLVSLRAMRCYDYRVIGYGADEYRRVSAASLRLAGGIAIAGYLADVGVSRGFLAISFAVGTVGLEVARFAARKRLHRARDRGAGWSRRVLVVGDTAHVLELVHTLRREPYAGYQVVGACIPDALLAPVPQRLGDVPVVGSFQGILEVATAIGADTVAVTASGELTATRLRRLGWQLEGTGVDLVVAPALTDVAGPRIHTRPVAGLPLIYVEAPEFRGARKLVKGLLDRSVSLVALLLLLPLLVVIALAVKLDSRGPVLFRQIRVGQGGAEFGVFKFRTMVVNADALRAELAACNETDGLMFKMRDDPRVTRVGRLLRKWSLDELPQLANVLLGQMSLVGPRPPLPAEVARYDGDVARRLLVKPGMTGLWQVSGRSDLSWEDGIRLDLYYVENWSLAADLTILWKTFGAVIRSRGAY; this is encoded by the coding sequence GTGACCTCGGTGACGCTGTTGACTCCCGCCAGCATGGTGCCGCGACCGGGCGGAGATTATCCGGGCCCCGCCACCCGCGCCGCCGAGCGGGCCTACATCCGCGTCCTGGTGGCGCTGGACACCGCCGTGCTGGCGGCCGCCATCCTGGTCGGGTACGTCGCCCGTTTCGGCGACGAGCAGCCGAGCGGCTCCGCGATTCCGTACGTGGTGGTCGCGCCCGCGCTGCTGCTCGTCTGGCTGGTCTCGCTGCGCGCGATGCGCTGCTACGACTACCGGGTGATCGGCTACGGCGCCGACGAGTACCGGCGGGTCAGCGCGGCGAGCCTGCGGCTGGCCGGTGGCATCGCCATCGCCGGGTACCTCGCCGACGTCGGGGTCTCCCGCGGCTTCCTGGCCATCTCCTTCGCGGTCGGCACGGTGGGCCTGGAGGTGGCCCGGTTCGCCGCCCGCAAGCGGCTGCACCGCGCCCGCGACCGGGGCGCCGGCTGGTCCCGCCGGGTGCTGGTGGTCGGCGACACCGCGCACGTCCTGGAACTGGTGCACACCCTGCGCCGCGAGCCGTACGCCGGATACCAGGTGGTCGGCGCCTGCATCCCCGACGCGCTGCTCGCCCCGGTGCCACAGCGGCTGGGCGACGTGCCGGTGGTCGGCTCGTTCCAGGGCATCCTGGAGGTGGCCACGGCGATCGGCGCGGACACGGTGGCGGTCACCGCCTCCGGTGAGCTGACCGCGACCCGGCTGCGCCGGCTCGGCTGGCAGCTGGAGGGCACCGGAGTCGACCTGGTCGTGGCCCCCGCGCTGACCGACGTCGCCGGCCCGCGCATCCACACCCGTCCCGTCGCCGGCCTGCCGCTGATCTACGTCGAGGCGCCCGAGTTCCGGGGTGCCCGGAAGCTGGTCAAGGGCCTGCTCGACCGCTCGGTGTCACTGGTGGCGCTGCTCCTGCTGCTGCCCCTGCTGGTGGTGATCGCGCTCGCCGTCAAGCTGGACAGCCGGGGGCCGGTGCTGTTCCGCCAGATCCGGGTCGGCCAGGGCGGTGCGGAATTCGGCGTCTTCAAGTTCCGCACCATGGTGGTCAACGCCGACGCCCTCCGGGCCGAGCTGGCCGCGTGCAACGAGACCGACGGCCTGATGTTCAAGATGCGCGACGACCCCCGGGTGACCCGGGTCGGCAGGCTGCTGCGCAAGTGGTCCCTGGACGAGCTGCCCCAGCTCGCCAACGTGCTGCTCGGCCAGATGAGCCTGGTCGGCCCCCGCCCGCCGCTGCCCGCGGAGGTGGCCCGGTACGACGGGGACGTGGCCCGCCGCCTGCTGGTCAAGCCCGGGATGACCGGGCTCTGGCAGGTCAGCGGCCGGTCCGACCTGAGCTGGGAGGACGGCATCCGGCTCGACCTCTACTACGTGGAGAACTGGTCGCTCGCCGCCGACCTGACCATCCTGTGGAAGACCTTCGGCGCGGTGATCCGCAGCCGCGGCGCGTACTGA
- a CDS encoding PP2C family protein-serine/threonine phosphatase: protein MRGPEDQARRALTEAPADLLLDRLAAELERSYGITGAELYQVDYRLAALLPLGGGEPVTAPGHPAWRCFDHQEPVGSDDAVWCPVGMRGERRGVLRLSPPPADPAVLAELAAIATVLGHELAAVTPTTDVYLTARRTRRLTLAAEMQWELLPGRSRSRPSFNLAGQLEPAYAVRGDSFDWSDNGRRLWLSVINGSGEGVAASMLTSLATHALRNARRAELGLADQAALADQAIYALHRGQQHLSALLLELDLAGGSITVVDAGSPRLVLLRDGEVTEQVLDKQFPLGMFEGTDYREQEFQLRRGDRLFVVSDGIIDATANQIRYGETALDRFLRRTGPMQPLDAVRSLIGDLRAFVAGDLVDDAVVVCLDWLGPQP from the coding sequence ATGAGGGGACCGGAGGACCAGGCGCGCCGAGCCCTCACCGAGGCCCCGGCGGATCTGCTGCTCGACCGGCTCGCTGCCGAGCTGGAGCGGTCGTACGGGATCACGGGCGCCGAGCTGTACCAGGTCGACTACCGGCTGGCCGCGCTGCTGCCGCTGGGCGGCGGCGAGCCGGTCACCGCTCCCGGCCACCCGGCCTGGCGCTGCTTCGACCACCAGGAGCCGGTCGGGTCGGACGACGCCGTCTGGTGCCCGGTCGGGATGCGGGGCGAGCGGCGCGGGGTGCTCCGGCTGTCGCCGCCACCGGCCGACCCGGCCGTCCTGGCGGAGCTGGCCGCGATCGCCACCGTCCTCGGCCACGAGCTGGCCGCGGTGACCCCCACCACGGACGTCTACCTCACCGCCCGGCGTACCCGCCGGCTGACGCTGGCCGCCGAGATGCAGTGGGAGCTGCTGCCCGGCCGGAGCCGCAGCCGGCCCTCGTTCAATCTGGCCGGGCAGCTGGAGCCCGCGTACGCGGTGCGGGGGGACAGCTTCGACTGGTCCGACAACGGCCGCCGGCTCTGGCTCTCGGTGATCAACGGCTCGGGCGAGGGGGTGGCCGCGTCCATGCTCACCTCGCTGGCCACCCACGCGCTGCGCAACGCCCGCCGGGCCGAGCTGGGGCTGGCCGACCAGGCCGCCCTCGCCGACCAGGCGATCTACGCGCTGCACCGGGGCCAGCAGCACCTCTCCGCGCTCCTGCTGGAGCTGGACCTGGCGGGCGGCTCGATCACCGTGGTCGACGCGGGCTCGCCGCGCCTGGTGCTGCTGCGCGACGGCGAGGTGACCGAGCAGGTGCTGGACAAGCAGTTCCCGCTCGGCATGTTCGAGGGCACGGACTACCGGGAGCAGGAGTTCCAGCTGCGGCGCGGGGACCGGCTCTTCGTGGTCAGCGACGGCATCATCGACGCCACGGCCAACCAGATCCGGTACGGCGAGACGGCGCTGGACCGCTTCCTGCGGCGTACCGGACCGATGCAGCCGCTGGACGCGGTGCGGTCGCTGATCGGCGACCTGCGGGCCTTCGTCGCCGGCGACCTGGTCGACGACGCCGTGGTGGTCTGCCTGGACTGGCTCGGCCCCCAGCCCTGA
- a CDS encoding MarR family winged helix-turn-helix transcriptional regulator, whose product MAEETGPHGPDASMAAALDEAAGTLLAVWEAARERTTSQLSGAQLRAVMVVEQYDGINLRRLATLTDMLLSSASRLCDRLVAAGMLEREPGRFDRREISLHLTPAATRLLAELRADRRQRLERILTGMSAEGRAALLRGMREFDEVARRGEAAAAEAWPVLQPTGERLDEPLTEPGSPPSTGEPPVARTA is encoded by the coding sequence ATGGCCGAAGAGACCGGTCCGCACGGACCCGATGCGAGTATGGCCGCCGCCCTCGACGAGGCGGCGGGCACGCTGCTGGCCGTCTGGGAGGCGGCCCGCGAGCGGACGACGAGCCAGCTCTCCGGCGCCCAGTTGCGCGCGGTCATGGTCGTCGAACAGTACGACGGAATCAACCTCCGCCGCCTTGCCACGCTGACCGACATGCTGCTCTCCTCGGCCAGCCGGCTGTGCGACCGGCTGGTGGCGGCCGGGATGCTGGAGCGCGAGCCGGGCCGGTTCGACCGCCGGGAGATCTCGCTGCACCTCACCCCGGCGGCGACCCGGCTGCTCGCCGAGCTGCGGGCCGACCGCCGGCAGCGGCTGGAGCGAATCCTGACCGGGATGAGCGCGGAGGGGCGCGCGGCGCTGCTGCGCGGGATGCGCGAGTTCGACGAGGTCGCGCGACGCGGTGAGGCAGCCGCCGCGGAGGCCTGGCCGGTCCTCCAGCCCACGGGCGAGCGGCTCGACGAGCCGTTGACCGAGCCGGGCTCGCCTCCGTCGACCGGCGAACCCCCGGTCGCGCGCACCGCCTGA
- a CDS encoding DivIVA domain-containing protein: protein MIYGTRKRLLPHHVRAAVFDRHWRGLDPTQVRDHLDQVADELERLHRELTTANTEAERIRQALRQWQSRHKHCRHRDPDARRPR, encoded by the coding sequence GTGATCTACGGGACCCGAAAGCGACTGCTCCCGCACCACGTCCGCGCCGCCGTCTTCGACCGACACTGGCGCGGCCTCGACCCAACCCAGGTACGCGACCACCTCGACCAGGTCGCGGACGAACTCGAACGCCTGCACCGAGAACTGACGACCGCCAACACCGAGGCCGAACGCATCCGCCAAGCCCTACGACAGTGGCAGTCGCGGCACAAGCACTGCCGCCACCGCGACCCCGACGCCCGGCGGCCACGATGA
- a CDS encoding helix-turn-helix domain-containing protein, translated as MPNDRLRNGMLKKGLTPVALADKLGVDPKTVERWVTQSRNPYPRYRHSIAELLDESESYLWPDALPTQRAVQVSQSEVVHIYPRRGAVPTDLWQKLLEKATRQVGVLVYGGLFLPEFNHRWVSTLREKALAGVQVELLFGDPEGKHIGERGDDEGIGHAMSSKVLNALAFYKDLRNLANVGIYYHDTILYNSIYRFDDEMLVNTHLYGTPAAYAPVLHLRRIGGGELFDNYVASFKQVLGKKRAVWPEH; from the coding sequence ATGCCGAACGACCGCCTACGCAACGGGATGCTCAAGAAGGGCCTGACGCCAGTTGCTCTCGCGGACAAGCTCGGCGTCGATCCGAAGACTGTCGAGCGGTGGGTTACGCAGAGCCGGAACCCGTACCCGCGGTACCGCCACTCCATCGCCGAGCTGCTGGACGAGAGTGAGTCGTACCTCTGGCCGGACGCTCTGCCGACGCAGCGAGCGGTGCAGGTCAGCCAGTCCGAGGTCGTTCACATCTACCCGCGCCGCGGGGCCGTCCCGACGGACCTCTGGCAGAAGCTCTTGGAGAAGGCCACCCGCCAGGTCGGCGTCCTGGTCTACGGCGGGTTGTTCCTGCCCGAGTTCAACCACCGATGGGTGTCGACGCTACGCGAGAAGGCGCTGGCCGGGGTCCAGGTCGAGCTGCTGTTCGGGGACCCGGAGGGCAAGCACATCGGCGAGCGCGGGGACGACGAAGGCATCGGCCACGCGATGTCCAGCAAGGTCCTGAACGCATTGGCCTTCTACAAGGACCTGCGGAACCTGGCAAACGTGGGGATCTACTACCACGACACGATCCTCTACAACTCCATCTACCGCTTCGACGACGAGATGTTGGTCAACACCCACCTGTACGGCACGCCGGCCGCCTACGCCCCAGTGCTGCACCTGCGCCGCATCGGCGGCGGGGAACTGTTCGACAACTACGTCGCCAGCTTCAAGCAGGTGCTCGGGAAGAAGCGGGCCGTCTGGCCTGAGCACTGA
- a CDS encoding NUDIX hydrolase, giving the protein MARIEHFNNPNAPKPNSIVVAVTVFVQDEQGRVLLIQRTDNGLWALPGGAQDFGEYIAETAVRETREETGVEVEVTGVVGIYTNPNHVVEYSDGEVRQQFSICFRGRYIGGDLTTSDESSAVRWVAQHEFADLAIHPSMRLRIDHGFAQEREPYIG; this is encoded by the coding sequence GTGGCCCGGATCGAGCACTTCAACAACCCGAACGCCCCGAAGCCGAACAGCATCGTTGTAGCGGTCACCGTCTTCGTCCAGGACGAGCAGGGGCGGGTGCTGCTCATCCAGCGCACCGACAACGGCCTCTGGGCACTGCCCGGTGGCGCCCAGGACTTCGGCGAGTACATCGCCGAGACGGCCGTACGCGAGACGCGCGAGGAGACCGGCGTCGAGGTCGAGGTGACCGGGGTGGTCGGGATCTACACGAACCCGAACCACGTTGTGGAGTACAGCGACGGCGAGGTACGGCAACAGTTCTCGATCTGCTTTCGAGGCCGCTACATTGGTGGCGACCTTACGACCAGTGACGAGTCTTCGGCCGTGCGTTGGGTTGCCCAGCACGAATTCGCCGACCTGGCGATCCACCCCTCGATGCGGCTGCGCATCGATCACGGGTTCGCCCAAGAGCGCGAGCCCTACATTGGTTGA
- a CDS encoding HD domain-containing protein: MDSGVGSAYTPHVALLSLEAAEVAERHLSAALPRRWRHVQAVAAKARRLSPLVGPDSDLLVASAWLHDVGYAPGIIETGFHSLDGARWALQNGFNERLASLIAYHSCAEYEANERGLGEVLASEFSYEESPTSDALWFADMTTGPDGQNLAVEDRLAEIRERYGPEHLVTRLWHRTEPALMASIRRTQARMAAQPM, encoded by the coding sequence ATGGATTCCGGCGTGGGAAGCGCGTACACTCCCCACGTGGCTCTACTTTCCCTAGAGGCGGCCGAGGTTGCCGAGAGGCATCTTTCCGCGGCACTGCCTCGCCGCTGGCGGCATGTTCAAGCCGTTGCGGCGAAGGCAAGGAGGCTGAGCCCGCTCGTTGGGCCAGACTCGGATCTCTTGGTCGCCTCCGCATGGCTTCATGACGTCGGCTATGCTCCCGGAATAATCGAGACCGGGTTTCATTCACTTGATGGTGCTCGATGGGCTCTACAGAATGGCTTCAACGAGCGCCTTGCATCGTTGATTGCCTATCACTCCTGCGCGGAGTATGAAGCGAACGAACGAGGGCTTGGCGAAGTCCTAGCCTCGGAGTTTAGTTACGAGGAATCCCCAACCTCTGACGCTCTTTGGTTCGCTGACATGACAACCGGGCCGGACGGCCAGAATCTAGCGGTCGAGGATCGACTAGCTGAGATCCGGGAGCGATACGGTCCAGAACACCTTGTGACACGGTTGTGGCACCGAACAGAACCCGCCTTAATGGCCTCCATCCGCAGAACTCAGGCAAGGATGGCAGCTCAACCAATGTAG
- a CDS encoding protein-export chaperone SecB yields MQIRDELQRNAARVAANAELRDVRAMELHADLISIPDTDDLAFEVAIESAYSSMSEEGRCVYRLRVNVVAREGEEEVFKARVTMAALYSLPPDASDDELRAFGDVTAALALYPYVRAAVQDLASRMGIPSVTLPVYQIALELEDGESAPAGQKKIEAEEQHSS; encoded by the coding sequence GTGCAAATAAGGGATGAGCTTCAGCGGAACGCCGCCCGTGTCGCTGCGAACGCCGAACTGCGGGATGTTCGAGCGATGGAGCTTCACGCTGACCTTATCTCAATCCCCGATACCGACGACCTGGCATTCGAGGTAGCGATCGAGTCGGCCTATTCTTCCATGAGCGAAGAAGGGCGATGTGTATATCGACTCCGGGTTAACGTCGTCGCTCGCGAGGGCGAAGAGGAAGTATTCAAAGCCAGAGTCACGATGGCAGCCCTCTACTCGTTACCTCCAGATGCTAGCGACGATGAACTGCGGGCCTTTGGGGATGTGACGGCCGCGCTTGCCCTGTACCCGTATGTCCGCGCCGCAGTTCAGGACCTCGCCTCTCGAATGGGTATACCATCGGTAACGTTGCCGGTATATCAGATAGCCCTCGAACTGGAGGACGGGGAATCAGCGCCAGCCGGTCAAAAGAAGATTGAGGCAGAGGAACAGCATTCGTCTTAG